A window of the Diceros bicornis minor isolate mBicDic1 chromosome 30, mDicBic1.mat.cur, whole genome shotgun sequence genome harbors these coding sequences:
- the LOC131394628 gene encoding olfactory receptor 7G2-like: protein MKPRNQTDILEFHLMEVTDDPKLKSLIFSLFLSIYLVTVLGNLLIILAIITDSNLHTPMYYFLSNLSFTDICLSTTTIPKMLLNIQVQNQSITYRGCLMQVCFVLIFANLENLLLVVMAYDRYIAICHPLRYTVIMNLHLSGLLILLSLFISILNALFHSLMVLRLSFCTDPEIPLFFCEIAQIIKIACSDTLINSILVYFAASIFGGVPPSGIIFSYTRIASSILRMPSVSGKYKAFSTCGSHLSAVSLFYGTGLGVYISSVFTYSSRKMAVASVMYNVVTPMLNPFIYSLRNRDMKGALRKIIGRVPSFQ from the coding sequence ATGAAACCCAGAAACCAAACAGATATTTTAGAATTTCATCTTATGGAAGTAACAGATGATCCAAAACTGAAGTCCCTCATCTTTAGCCTGTTTCTGTCCATTTACCTGGTCACCGTCTTGGGAAACCTGCTCATCATCCTGGCTATCATCACTGACTCCAATctgcacacccccatgtactacTTTCTCTCCAATCTGTCCTTTACTGACATCTGTTTAAGCACAACCACAATTCCAAAGATGCTGTTGAACATACAAGTACAGAACCAGAGCATCACTTATAGAGGCTGCCTCATGCAGGTTTGCTTTGTCCTGATTTTTGCTAATTTGGAAAATTTACTCCTTGTGGTTATGGCTTATGACCGCTATATAGCCATTTGTCACCCACTGAGGTACACAGTCATTATGAACCTCCACCTCTCTGGCCTGCTGATTCTACTCTCACTGTTCATTAGCATTTTGAATGCCCTGTTCCACAGTCTGATGGTGTTGCGACTGTCCTTCTGTACAGACCCAGAAATCCCCCTCTTTTTCTGTGAAATTGCTCAGATCATCAAGATTGCCTGTTCTGATACCCTCATCAATAGCATCCTGGTTTATTTTGCAGCTAGCATATTTGGTGGTGTTCCACCTTCTGGAATCATTTTCTCTTATACTCGAattgcttcctctattttgagAATGCCATCAGTGAGTGGAAAGTATAAAGCTTTTTCCACCTGTGGTTCTCACCTCTCAGCTGTCTCCTTATTCTATGGGACAGGTTTGGGGGTGTACATTAGTTCTGTATTTACATACTCTTCCAGGAAGATGGCAGTAGCTTCAGTGATGTACAATGTGGTCACTCCCATGTTGAATCCCttcatctacagcctgaggaacagAGACATGAAAGGAGCCTTGAGAAAAATCATTGGTAGGGTACCTTCTTTTCAGTGA